The proteins below are encoded in one region of Diceros bicornis minor isolate mBicDic1 chromosome 14, mDicBic1.mat.cur, whole genome shotgun sequence:
- the CUL9 gene encoding cullin-9 isoform X4 has translation MVGERRTGDLMVPLGPWLQAYPEELIRQRPGHDGRPEYLIRWSVLKCGEVGRMGVEEGKAEHILMWLSAPEVYANCPMLLGERALSKGPQHEPAGGSGSFPQDPGGLDDVAMGEMEADVRALVRRAARQLAEGGTSSVTATVLHTIHVLSAYASIGPLTGVFRETGALDLLMHMLCNPEPQIRRSAGKMLQALAAHDAGSRAHVLLSLSQQDGIEQHMDFDSRYTLLELFAETTSSEEHCMAFEGIHLPQIPGKLLFSLVKRYLCVTSLLDQLNNSPEPGAGDRGSPSPGEFSREKSRGQRELEFSMAVGSLISELVRSMGWTRNLSEQGTSPPRPTRSIFQPCISGPSFLLPTVITTPRRQGRAFRQRSEFSSRSGYGEYVQQTLRPGMRVRMLDDYEEISAGDEGEFRQSNNGVPPVQVFWQSTGRTYWVHWHMLEILGPEEAAEDRASAAVEKGAGATMLGTALPSWDWKPVDGLYSLPYLQPEPQKDEELGYLTQAEWWELLFFIKKLDVCEQQSIFQNLREKLDETLSEKALGETSVPIEMAEDLLQVLSNRFEGSTLSDLLSSQIYTKYGLLPDEPSSLSSRSHSCSPDQEEESKSEVIFSEEETESLKARAEPPKAEAESAKGKTEPPMAQSDSQLFNQLLVTEGMALSPEMKEAASEMARALRGPGPRSFLHQHVAAVVATVQISTLDTNLQLSGLYALSQAVEEVTERDHPLVHPDRSLREKIVKTLVELLTSQVGEKMVVVLALRLLYLLVTKHEWRPLFAREGGIYAVLVCMQEYKTSVLVQQAGLAALKMMAIASSSEIPTFVTGRDSIHPLFDAQMTREIFASIDSATRPGSESLLLTLPTAVILMLNTEGCSSAVRNGLLLLNLLLCNHHTLGDHIITRELRDTLFRHSGIAPGTEPVPTTHTILMMLLNRYSEPPGSPEHAAALETPSVQGLDGSPELLIRSLVGGASAELLLDLERVLCREGGPGGAVRPLLKRLQRETQPFLLLLRTLDAPGPNKTLLLTALRVMTRLLDHSEAMVLPWHEVLEPCLNCLSGPSTDSEIVQELLCFLHRLASMHKDYAVVLCCLGAKEALSKVLDKQSAQLLLACELRDLVTECEEHAQLYSNLTSSILAGCIQMVLGQIEDHRRTHRPINIPFFDVFLRHLCQGSSVEVKEEKCWEKVEVSSNPHRASKLTDRNPKTYWESNGSTGSHYITLHMHRGVLVRQLTLLVASEDSSYMPARVVVFGGDRASCISTELNTVNVMPSASRVILLENLNRFWPIIQIRIKRCQQGGIDTRVRGVEVLGPKATFWPLFWEQLCRRTCLFYTIRAQAWSRDIAEDRKRLLQLCPRLNRVLRHEQNFADRFLPDDEAAQALGKTCWEALVSPLVQNITSPDAEGVSALGWLLDQYLEHRESSRNPLSQAASFASRVRRLCHLLVHVEPPPGPSPEPSSRPFSKNSKGRDRSPGPSPVLPSSSLRNITQCWLSVVQEQVSRFLAAAWRAPDFVPRYCELYEHLQRAGSELFGPRAAFTLALRSGFSGALLQQSFLTAAHMSEQFARHIDQQIQGSLTRGAPGVEMLGRLQRHLEPIMVLSDLELATTFEHFYQHYMADRLLSLGSSWLEGAVLEQIGLCFPNRLPQQMLRSLSTSEELQRQFHLFQLQWFDKLLLEQEDEEEQGLEEEEEEQKEEEAEKELFIEDPSPTVSVLVLSPRCWPVSPLCYMYHPRKCLPTEFCDALDHFSNFYSQSQNHPVLDMGPHRRLQWTWLGRAELQFGDQTLHVSTVQMWLLLNFNQIEEVSVETLLKNSDLTPELLLQALQPLTSENGPLTLHKGQDFPHRGVLRLRKPGLQPCGEALWLIPPQTYLNVEKDEGRTLEQKRNLLSCLLVRILKAHGEKGLHIDQLVCLVLEAWQKGPNPPGSLGRAVAGGVACTSTDVLSCILHLLGQGYVERRDDRPQILMYATPEPMGPCRGQAEVPFCGSQTTETSKPSPEAVAALASLQLPAGRTMSPQEVEGLMEQTVRQVQETLNLEPDVAQHLLAHSHWGAEQLLQSYSENPEPLLLAAGLCVPQAQAAPARPDHCPVCVSPLEPEDNLPSLCCMHYCCKSCWNEYLTTRIEQNLVLNCTCPIADCPAQPTGAFIRAIVSSPEVISKYEKALLRGYVESCSNLTWCTNPQGCDRILCRQGLGCGTTCSKCGWASCFNCSFPEAHYPASCGHMSQWVDDGGYYDGMSVEAQSKHLAKLISKRCPSCQAPIEKNEGCLHMTCAKCNHGFCWRCLKSWKPNHKDYYNCSAMVSKAARQEKRFQDYNERCTFHHQARVFAVNLRNRVSAIHEVPPPKSFTFLSDACRGLEQARKVLAYACVYSFYNQDTEHMDVVEQQTENLELHTNALQILLEETLLRCQDLASSLRLLRADCLNTGLELLRRIQERLLAILQHSTQDFRIGLQSPMLEAWEAKGSNLPGHQPQGSSGLEVEEEEEEEDDEDDVPEWQQDEFDEELDNDSFSYDEESENLDRETFFFGDEEDDDEAYD, from the exons ATGGTGGGAGAACGGCGCACTGGGGACCTCATGGTGCCCCTGGGGCCCTGGCTGCAGGCATATCCTGAAGAACTTATTCGACAGCGTCCTGGGCATGATGGACGTCCTGAGTACCTGATCCGATGGAGTGTCCTGAAGTGTGGGGAAGTGGGCAGAATGGGTGTGGAAGAGGGTAAGGCAGAGCACATCCTCATGTGGCTGTCAGCTCCTGAGGTCTACGCCAACTGCCCCATGCTGTTAGGTGAGCGGGCACTATCTAAGGGACCTCAGCATGAACCAGCTGGGGGTTCAGGAAGCTTTCCTCAAGATCCAGGAGGCTTGGATGACGTGGCaatgggagagatggaggctgatGTGCGGGCGCTGGTGCGCAGGGCTGCCAGGCAGCTGGCAGAAGGCGGGACCTCGAGCGTCACAGCCACTGTGCTCCACACCATCCACGTACTCAGTGCCTACGCCAGCATCGGGCCCCTCACTGGGGTCTTCAGGGAGACAGGAGCCCTGGACCTGCTCATGCACATGTTGTGCAACCCTGAGCCTCAGATCCGTCGGAGTGCGGGCAAGATGCTGCAGGCTCTGGCAGCCCACGATGCTG GGAGTCGGGCTCACGTCCTTCTGTCGCTGAGCCAGCAAGATGGCATCGAGCAGCACATGGATTTTGACAGCCGCTATACTTTGCTGGAGCTGTTTGCAGAGACCACGTCCTCTGAAGAACACTGCATGGCCTTTGAGGGCATTCATCTGCCTCAG ATCCCGGGAAAGCTGCTCTTCTCCCTGGTGAAACGCTACCTATGTGTCACTTCCCTGCTGGATCAGCTGAATAACAGTCCAGAGCCAGGGGCTGGAGACCGAGGCTCCCCGTCCCCAGGAGAGTTCAGCCGGGAGAAAAGCCGTGGGCAGCGGGAGCTGGAGTTCAGTATGGCTGTGGGCAGCCTCATCTCAGAGCTGGTGCGGAGCATGGGCTGGACCCGGAACCTCAGCGAACAGGGCACATCGCCACCCCGGCCAACTCGGTCCATCTTTCAACCCTGCatttcaggccccagctttttgCTCCCCACTGTCATTACCACCCCTAGAAGGCAAGGGCGGGCCTTCCGCCAGCGCTCTGAATTCTCCAGCCGTAGTGGCTATGGCGAGTATGTGCAGCAGACCCTGCGGCCGGGGATGCGAGTGCGGATGCTGGATGATTACGAGGAGATCAGTGCTGGGGACGAGGGCGAGTTCCGTCAGAGCAACAATGGCGTGCCCCCTGTGCAG GTCTTCTGGCAGTCGACAGGCCGTACTTACTGGGTGCACTGGCACATGCTGGAGATCCTGGGCCCTGAAGAAGCTGCTGAGGACAGGGCTTCAGCAGCTGtggagaagggggcaggggctacTATGTTGGGCACAG CTCTTCCTTCCTGGGACTGGAAGCCTGTGGATGGGCTGTACTCTTTGCCTTACCTCCAGCCCGAGCCTCAGAAGGATGAAGAATTGGGATACCTGACCCAGGCTGAGTGGTGGGAGCTGCTTTTCTTCATCAAGAAGTTGGATGTATGTGAGCAGCAGTCGATTTTCCAGAATCTTCGAGAGAAGCTAGATGAG ACTCTGAGTGAAAAGGCCCTTGGTGAAACCTCTGTACCCATAGAGATGGCTGAGGATCTGCTGCAGGTTCTCAGTAATCGGTTTGAGGGCAGCACCCTCAGTGACCTGCTCAGCTCCCAAATCTACACCAAGTATGGGCTGCTACCTGATGAACCAAGCAGCTTGTCTTCACGAAGTCACTCCTGTAGCCCAGATCAAGAAGAGGAGTCCAAGTCAGAGGTCATCTTCTCAGAGGAAGAGACTGAGTCCCTCAAAGCAAGGGCTGAGCCCCCTAAGGCAGAGGCAGAGTCTGCCAAGGGAAAAACTGAGCCTCCCATGGCACAGAGTGATTCACAGCTGTTTAACCAGCTTCTAGTGACCGAGGGAATGGCTCTGTCCCCCGAGATGAAGGAGGCAGCCAGTG AAATGGCTAGAGCCCTGAGAGGTCCTGGTCCACGCAGCTTCCTGCATCAGCATGTGGCGGCGGTTGTGGCCACTGTGCAGATATCTACCTTGGACACAAACCTGCAGCTTTCAGGCCTCTATGCCCTCTCTCAGGCTGTGGAGGAGGTCACTGAGCGGGACCACCCTCTGGTCCATCCTGACAGATCCCTAAG AGAGAAGATAGTGAAGACGCTGGTGGAGCTGCTGACCAGCCAGGTGGGAGAGAAGATGGTGGTGGTGCTGGCCCTGCGCCTCCTCTACCTGCTTGTGACCAAGCATGAGTGGCGCCCACTCTTTGCCAGGGAGGGCGGCATCTATGCTGTGCTGGTTTGCATGCAAGAATATAAGACTTCCGTCTTGGTGCAGCAGGCAGGGCTGGCG GCGCTGAAGATGATGGCCATTGCCAGCTCCTCGGAGATCCCCACTTTTGTTACTGGCCGAGATTCTATCCACCCTTTGTTTGATGCCCAGATGACCAGAGAGATCTTCGCCAGCATTGACTCAGCCACCCGCCCAGGCTCTGAGAGCCTGCTCCTTACTCTCCCTACAGCCGTGATCCTGATGCTGAACACTGAGGG gtgcTCCTCCGCAGTGAGAAATGGCCTGCTCCTGCTCAACCTGCTCTTGTGCAACCACCACACTCTGGGAGACCATATTATAACCCGAGAGCTGAGAGACACCTTGTTTAGGCACTCAGGGATAGCACCGGGGACAGAACCTGTgcccaccacccacaccatcctcATGATGCTTCTCAATCGCTACTCAGAGCCACCGGGCAGTCCTGAGCACGCAG CAGCACTGGAGACCCCCAGTGTCCAGGGCCTGGATGGGTCCCCTGAGCTACTGATCCGATCCCTGGTGGGGGGTGCGTCTGCGGAACTCCTCCTGGACTTAGAGCGCGTGCTGTGCCGTGAGGGCGGGCCTGGGGGCGCTGTGAGGCCCCTCCTCAAGCGCCTCCAGCGGGAGACCCAGCCCTTCCTCCTGTTGCTGCGGACTCTGGATGCCCCCGGGCCCAACAAAACTCTGCTGCTCACTGCGCTGAG AGTCATGACCCGCCTGCTGGATCACTCTGAGGCCATGGTCCTCCCCTGGCACGAGGTCTTGGAGCCCTGCCTCAACTGCCTGAGTGGCCCCAGCACTGACTCTGAG ATTGTTCAGGAGCTGCTCTGCTTCCTGCATCGCCTGGCCTCAATGCATAAGGACTATGCAGTGGTTCTCTGCTGCCTGGGAGCCAAAGAGGCCCTCTCCAAAGTCCTGGACAAGCAATCGGCTCAGCTGCTCCTGGCCTGTGAGCTTCGGGATCTGGTGACAGAGTGTGAAGAACATGCCCAGCTCTATAGTAACCTCACCTCCAGCATCCTGGCTGGCTGCATTCAG ATGGTGCTGGGCCAGATTGAAGACCACAGACGGACCCACCGGCCCATCAACATCCCCTTCTTTGACGTGTTCCTCAGGCATCTCTGCCAGG GCTCCAGTGTGGAAGTGAAGGAGGAGAAGTGCTGGGAGAAGGTGGAGGTGTCCTCCAACCCGCACCGGGCCAGCAAGTTGACGGACCGCAACCCCAAGACCTACTGGGAGTCCAACGGCAGCACTGGCTCCCACTACATCACCTTGCACATGCACCGTGGTGTTCTTGTTAG acaGCTGACTCTGCTGGTGGCCAGTGAGGACTCAAGTTACATGCCAGCCAGGGTGGTGGTGTTTGGAGGTGACAGAGCCAGCTGCATCAGCACAGAGCTTAACACG GTGAATGTGATGCCCTCTGCCAGCCGGGTGATCCTCTTGGAGAACTTGAACCGCTTCTGGCCTATCATCCAGATCCGCATAAAGCGCTGCCAGCAG GGCGGCATCGACACTCGAGTTCGAGGTGTGGAGGTCCTGGGCCCCAAGGCCACTTTCTGGCCACTATTCTGGGAGCAGCTGTGTCGCCGTACATGTCTCTTCTACACAATTCGGGCGCAAGCCTGGAGCCGGGACATAGCAGAGGACCGCAAGCGCCTCCTCCAGCTTTGTCCCAG ACTGAACAGGGTTTTGCGCCATGAGCAGAATTTTGCTGATCGCTTCCTCCCTGATGATGAGGCTGCCCAAGCCCTGGGCAAGACCTGCTGGGAGGCCCTGGTCAGCCCCCTGGTGCAGAACATCACCTCCCCTG ATGCGGAAGGTGTAAGCGCCCTCGGATGGCTGCTGGATCAGTACTTAGAGCACAGGGAGAGCTCTCGGAACCCCCTGAGTCAAGCAGCATCCTTTGCCTCTCGAGTTCGTCGCCTTTGCCACTTGCTGGTGCATGTGGAGCCTCCCCCGGGGCCTTCTCCTGAGCCATCCTCTCGGCCCT TCAGCAAGAACAGTAAGGGTCGGGATCGGAGCCCCGGGCCTTCACCAGTTCTTCCAAGCAGCAGCTTGAGGAACATAACCCAGTGCTGGCTGAGTGTGGTGCAGGAGCAG gTCAGCAGGTTCCTGGCTGCAGCCTGGAGGGCCCCGGACTTTGTGCCTCGTTACTGTGAACTCTATGAGCACTTGCAGAGAGCAGGCTCCGAGCTCTTTGGGCCTCGGGCAGCCTTCACCCTGGCTCTGCGCAGTGGCTTCTCGGGCGCGTTGCTGCAGCAGTCCTTCCTCACCGCTGCTCAC ATGAGTGAGCAGTTTGCCAGGCACATTGACCAACAGATCCAGGGCAGCCTGACTAGGGGAGCCCCTGGAGTGGAAATGCTGGGGCGGCTTCAGCGGCACCTGGAGCCCATCATGGTCCTTTCTGACCTCGAGCTGGCCACTACCTTTGAGCACTTCTACCA GCACTACATGGCGGACCGTCTCCTGAGCTTGGGCTCAAGCTGGCTGGAGGGGGCCGTGCTGGAGCAGATTGGCCTCTGCTTCCCCAACCGCCTCCCCCAGCAGATGTTGCGGAGCCTGAGCACCTCCGAGGAGCTGCAGCGCCAGttccacctcttccagctccagtGGTTCGACAAGCTGCTcttggagcaggaggatgaggaggaacagggcctggaggaagaggag gaggaacagaaggaagaggaggctgAGAAAGAACTATTTATTGAAGATCCAAGTCCAACAGTTTCTGTACTGGTCCTGTCACCACGTTGCTGGCCGGTCTCTCCACTCTGCTACATGTACCATCCCAGAAAGTGCCTTCCCACAGAATTCTGTGATGCCCTTGACCACTTCTCCAATTTCTACAGCCAGA GTCAGAACCATCCAGTCCTGGACATGGGACCACATCGGCGACTGCAGTGGACGTGGCTGGGCCGGGCTGAGCTGCAGTTTGGGGACCAGACCCTGCATGTGTCCACCGTGCAGATGTGGCTGCTGTTGAATTTCAATCAGATAGAG GAGGTGTCAGTAGAGACCTTGCTGAAGAATTCTGACCTCACCCCAGAGCTGCTGCTCCAGGCACTTCAGCCCCTCACCTCTGAGAATGGCCCTTTGACCCTGCATAAGGGTCAGGACTTTCCACACAGGG GTGTGCTGCGGCTCCGGAAGCCTGGGCTCCAGCCCTGTGGGGAGGCCCTGTGGCTGATACCTCCCCAGACGTACCTGAATGTAGAGAAGGATGAGGGCCGAACCCTGGAACAGAAGAGGAACCTCTTGAGCTGTCTTCTTGTCCGTATTCTCAAAGCCCATGGGGAAAAGGGCCTCCACATTGATCAGCTGGTTTGTCTG GTGCTGGAGGCCTGGCAGAAGGGTCCAAATCCCCCCGGAAGCCTGGGCCGTGCTGTGGCCGGGGGCGTGGCCTGTACCAGTACAGATGTCCTGTCTTGCATTCTGCATTTGCTGGGCCAGGGCTACGTGGAACGGCGTGATGACCGGCCCCAGATCCTGATGTATGCCACCCCAGAGCCCATGGGGCCCTGCCGGGGTCAGGCAGAGGTCCCCTTCTGTGGCAGCCAGACCACCGAGACCTCCAAGCCTAG CCCAGAAGCTGTGGCCGCCCTGGCATCTCTACAGCTGCCTGCAGGCCGCACCATGAGCCCCCAGGAGGTAGAAGGGTTGATGGAGCAGACAGTGCGGCAAGTACAGGAGACACTGAACCTAGAGCCAGATGTGGCTCAGCACCTTTTGGCTCATTCCCACTGGGGTGCTGAACAGCTGCTGCAGAGCTACAGTGAAAACCCAGAGCcactgctgctggcggctgggctGTGCGTACCCCAGGCCCAGGCTGCCCCTGCACGCCCCGACCACTGCCCTGTCTGTGTCAGCCCCCTGGAGCCCGAGGACAACTTGCCGTCTCTCTGCTGCATGCACTACTGCTGTAAG TCTTGTTGGAATGAGTATCTGACGACGCGAATTGAGCAGAACCTCGTGCTGAACTGCACCTGCCCCATTGCCGATTGCCCTGCCCAGCCCACCGGAGCCTTTATTCGTGCCATCGTCTCCTCACCAGAGGTCATCTCCAAG TATGAGAAGGCCCTCCTGCGTGGCTACGTGGAAAGCTGCTCCAACCTGACCTGGTGCACCAACCCCCAGGGCTGCGACCGCATCCTGTGCCgccagggcctgggctgtgggaccACCTGCTCCAAGTGTGGCTGGGCCTCCTGCTTCAACTGTAGCTTCCCTGAG GCACACTACCCTGCCAGCTGTGGCCACATGTCTCAGTGGGTCGACGATGGCGGCTACTACGATGGCATGAGCGTGGAGGCCCAGAGCAAACACCTGGCCAAGCTCATCTCCAAGCGCTGTCCCAGCTGTCAGGCTCCCATTGAGAAGAATGAGGGCTGTCTGCA CATGACCTGTGCCAAATGTAACCATGGATTCTGCTGGCGCTGCCTCAAGTCCTGGAAGCCGAATCACAAGGACTATTACAACTGCTCTGCCATG GTAAGCAAAGCAGCCCGCCAGGAGAAGCGGTTTCAGGACTATAACGAGAGGTGTACTTTCCATCACCAGGCCCGG GTGTTTGCTGTGAACTTGCGGAACCGTGTATCTGCCATCCACGAGGTGCCCCCACCCAAATCCTTCACCTTCCTCAGCGACGCCTGCCGGGGACTGGAGCAGGCTCGAAAG GTGCTGGCCTATGCCTGCGTGTACAGCTTCTACAACCAGGACACGGAGCACATGGACGTGGTGGAGCAGCAGACCGAGAACCTGGAGCTGCACACCAATGCCCTGCAGATCCTCCTTG AGGAGACCCTGCTGCGGTGCCAAGACCTGGCCTCCTCCCTGCGCCTCCTGCGGGCGGACTGCCTCAACACGGGCCTGGAGCTGCTCCGGCGGATCCAGGAAAGGCTGCTCGCTATCCTGCAGCATTCCACCCAG GATTTCCGGATTGGTCTCCAGAGTCCAATGTTAGAGGCCTGGGAGGCGAAAGGATCCAATTTGCCCGGCCATCA GCCCCAGGGCTCCTCGgggctggaggtggaggaggaagaagaggaggaggacgaTGAGGATGATGTACCTGAGTGGCAGCAGGACGAGTTTGATGAGGAGCTGGACAATGACAGCTTCTCCTACGATGAGGAGTCTGAGAACCTGGACCGGGAGACTTTCTTCTTTGGTGATGAAGAGGACGATGATGAGGCCTACGACTGA